The following nucleotide sequence is from Candidatus Flexicrinis affinis.
CGGTATTCCGAGTTCCGAGAACCCACATGGGACCGTAATGGCGGGATGACCCGTCAAGTTGAACGGCACGGTGAATACGGTGTTCATCCCCCGCCGGTGCTCGGACGGCCTACGCGCCGCCTCCGCTGTGACGTAGGGAGAGGTCGGCATGGCGATGACATCGACGGTTCCCAGCGCGAGATCGACGTTGCGGCGGACCTGACGCCCCAACTCCAACATATGAAGGTAGTCGACCGCGCTGATAAACGCGCCCTGCATCGCGTAGAGTCGGGCGCTTCGGCCGAGATCGTTGAACTGGCGCTGGAGCGTGACTGCTTTGGACGCGTGATGTTCGGCGTACATGGCGACAAAAGTCGCCATCCGGGACTCGGCCATGCCGGGTATAGAAACCTCGACAACCTGCGCCCCGGCAGCTTCAAGCGTTTCGATCAGTGACCTGAAGGCTGAGCGGATTTCAGGTTCAGCGGGCGATGTGTCGATGTAACGCCACGGCACACCGATCCGGAGCCCTCGCGGGCCCGCGGTCGAGATTGTCGGTGGGGCTTCGCCTGCCATGACTGACGTGAGCAAGGCGGCATCTGCCGTGGTTCGTGCCAACGGGCCGATGACCTGAAAGTTCGAATACGCCGTATGTCCTTCCAGGCTGACGTGGCCGTTGGTCGATTTCATCCCGAACGCGCCAGCTTGAGCGGCAGGCAGGCGCACGGATCCGGCGCTGTCCGTGCCGATCGACGCCGCGCCAATTCCGGCAGCGACCGCGACGCCTGAGCCGCTGCTGCTGCCGATCGCAACGTAATCTGTGTTGAACGGCGTGCGCGGGCGCGGATAACGGTCATCCTCAGACGGAATTCCGAAGTACTCGTTGCAGTTGGCCTTTGCCAGCACGATTGCGCCCGCTTCGCGCAGTCGCGCAAGCGCGAGCGGTTCGGCATCCGGCACCCAGTCCCCGAGGGTCCTGCTGTTGGCGGTCGTCCGTATACCCTTCGTTGCCATCACATCCTTGACGGTAATCGGAATTCCGAGCAGCGGTTTCCCGTCAGCGCTACCTGCCGCCATGGATCGGTCGGCCTCGGCTGCGGCCGCGCGGGCGTGGTCGTAGGCCACCGTGATCACGGCGTGCAGTAAATTGTTCAGGGCATCGGTGCGGCGCAAAAAGTGTTCGACGATCTCAACCGCGCCGATTTCGCGGCGGCGCAGTATGCGGCTCAGGTTCTCGATTGACTCGTAGTGCAGCGGCGTGGTCATGGTCATTCGCCCGTCGCCGTTTCGGACAGCGGCGCACCGCTGAGGACGCGCTGGCTGACAAGCGCGGCCAACTCGCGCAAATCGCTCACCATGGGATACAGCTGTGCCAGCGTTTCGTCGTCTGCGTCTGGAAAGAGTGCACGCGCAACGGTGATGAAATCGTCTTCTGAAAGTGGGACTGCGGCGGGTGAAGTCATGACTTGACGGCTCCGAGTGTGAGACCTTGCACCAACCACCGTTGAACGATGATTGTCAGGACGATGATCGGCAGAGAGAGCATCGAGGCGACAGCAGCGACGGCGCCAAAATCCAGCTGCTCGAAGCCCATGAAATTGAACACGGCGAGCGGAAGCGTCGTGGTATTCGAGCCGCCAAGAATCAACACGAAGATGAAGTTGTTCCATGACGTGATGAAGGCAAGAATGGTCGTGACGACCATGCCGGGCAGGCTAAGCGGCAGCGCAATCCGCAGAAACACGCCAAGCTGCGTGCAACCGTCTACTTTTGCCTGATCCTCAATTTCAATGGGGACGTCTTCGAAGAAGCTGATCATCACCCAGATCACCAATGGCAACGTCAGAATCAGGTGGCTCAGAATCAACCCGATATGGGTGTCGATGAGATCTAGCCGCTGATAGATCACAAACAGCGGCAGCATAAAGACGATGGTCGGGACCATGCGCATCAGCAGTATCGTGAGCGCAAGCCTCTGCATCCGATAACGGGCGACCACATAGGCAGCGGGCAGGCCGATCACGAGGCCAAGCATGACGGCGCCGGCGGCCACGATTGCGCTGTTAGCCATCTGCTTGAAGAACGGCGTCTTTTCCAACACGTTGGCGTAATTGTCGAGAGTCGGCTCGAAGATCAACACCGGAGGATATACGGTGACGTCTTTCGCCTCTTTGAATGACGTGATCACCATCCAGACGAAGACGAACATGAACGATGCCAGGAACGCGAGTACGAGAAGGCGAAATGCGATCTCCCCGATCCAGTGCTCGACCTGTTGGCGCAGGGTCTTTGGGGCGGGTCTGGAACGCCTCATCACCGCATCGACGCTAGTCATCCCTGACTCCTCAACACTACACCCATGACCGTCGACGCAGGCCCATCCAGAAGAACGCGATCACCATGACGAGCAGCAGCAGCACGGTGAGGATCGCCGCGCCGTACCCCAGATCGAAGAACTGGAATCCCAGCGCATACCCGTAGACGTAGAGCGTCTCGGTAGCGCGAAGTGGGCCTCCTTTGGTCAGTACCCAAATGATCGGAAACTGCTTCAGGGTGTCGATGATCTTGAACAGCGCGGCGGTCGCCAGCGCGGCGCGAAGCATCGGGAACACGACGTAGGCGAACATCTGAATGCGATTCGCGCCGTCGATCTGCGCCGACTCGAGCGGTTCGGTTGGCATCGAACGCAGGCCAGCCAACACGATCAGCATGACGAACGGCGCGCTCATCCAGGTCTCAACGATCATTATCGAGAACAACGCGGTATTGGGGCTGGCGAGCCACAGGCTTCGTTCGAGTCCGATGCTTTCCAGGAAGTAGTTCAAAATGCCCTGATTGGGGTTGAACATCGTGCCCCACATCAAGGCCGACGCAACCGGCATCGAGACCATGGGCAGGATGAACATCGTGCGGACGGCGGTGACACCGAGAAACGATCGGTTGAGGATCAGCGCCATGATGGTGCCCAATACCATCGAGCCCGCCACCGACCCGCCGCTGTATAGCAGAGTGCGCCACAAGCCGTTCATGAAACGCGAGTCGCGCGGGAGCAGTTCGTACCAGCGCAGCCCGACATCGGTGTAGTTGATCGTCGACGTCCCGTAATCACGTGTGCTCATCAGCAGCAGGCTGATGAGCGGATAGGCAAGGAACACCGCCAGCGCAATCAAGGTCGGCGTGACCATCATCCACGGAAAGAGTCTGTGACGAAGAAGCATCGAATACGCTCAGTTCCTTAGGTTGCGGGGGTTCGTGATGAGGGCGAGCGGTTCTCACCGCCCACCCTCACCTGAAAGCTCAGGCTGCCTTACTGCTGACGATCGTAGAGCATGTCCAACTCTTCTTGCGCCAACTGCAGGGCCGCCTCGATATCGCCACCAATGATCGCGGTCTCGATGACCTGACCAATGATGTCGCGGGCCCGGCCATTGTCGATGATTGAGGCCGGCGCGAAGCCCGACGTGGGATAGCACAGCCCGGATGCTTCCATCTGAGCGGCCCAGTACTCCTGACCGGTCTGGTTCAGTGACGAGGTGAACTCTTCGCTGGACCACGGCGCACTGCGCGCGGCAACGCGGCCTGCCTGCAGATAGGCGAGCTGGGGTTCAAAGCCGGTGATGTACTGGATGAACAGCCACGCCGCTTCCTTGTCAGGCGAGAACGTCGAGATCGAAACGGCAAACGGACGGATCGGCGGGCACGGATCGGTGTTGCGGAAGTCGTCCGGCCCCGGGCCGTCGGGGATCACCGTGAAGCCGACTAGGTCGACTACGCTGGAGACTGCAGGATCGCTGATGTTGCGGGGATTCACACCGAGTTCAATCGTGAACGCGGCGTTTCCAGTCAAGAACTCATTGGTCGTCTCAGGGAAGGCAAACGCGGTCGCGCCGACCGAGCCGGACTCGCGCAGCGTTTCGCCGTACCACGTAAAGGCAGCTAGGTGCTCCGGCGTGTTCAGGGTCGGGCGACCTTCTTCGTCCTGCCAGACTGCGCCGAACTCACCCATCACATACGAGTACGCCGACGTGGCCGACGCACCCTGACCGCGGGCTACGAAGCCGGGGAGCGTGTTGCCGCTGGCCTCCCAGATCTGCCGCGCCGCTGCACCAAGTTCCTCGAAGGTCGTTGGCACTTCGATGCCATACTCTTCCAGCACGTCCTTGCGGTAGAACAGCATAGGACCAAGCTGCCGGTCAGTCGGGATACCGATAACCTGACCATCGAACGTCACGCCTTCGCGGTTGTAGTCGACGAAATCCGTCTCCCAATTGAAGTCTGCAGTCGTTAGCTCGGGATTGGCGATGTAGTCGTTAAGCGGCTGGACCCAGCCGTTCTCCGTGAATTCGACGCCAAAGCGCTGAGTTTGGTTGTAGAAGATGTCGAGATCCTCGTTGTTAGCCTGCATCTCGACGCGAATCTTGTCCCATGCCTCGGCCTCCGGCAGGACCTCGAGTACGACGGTCATGCCTGTCAACTCTTCGAAAGACTCGATGAATGGCCGGGCGCTGTCAATCCACGGGCCCTGAATCATGATTGCCCGCAGCTCAGTACCCTCAAAACGGCGCCAGTCGAACTCATCCTGACCGAGTGCTGCAGGCGCCACGACAAGCAAAGCGATTAGAACGATCAAAGGTGTAACCCGGCGAAGAATCCTCATTATGTGCTCCTCCTAGGAACTAAGGCCCGCTTCGATGACGGTGTGACGGTGTGTGCGCGGTTCACTACAATGCCGTTCCCCTTTCGTTACCTATTGGTCTATTCCGCGTGGTTGGCAGCTCTCGCGGACGAGAAACCGCGAGTCCATCAACTGCTCGACTTCTGCAAATGGGCCGACCGGTTCGTCGCTCTTCCGCTGCAGTTCGGCATGGACAAACGCCGCCAGGAGCGTGTCGACTGCGACTCGGGCCAACTCCTCAATCGGTTTGGTCATGACTGTCAGCGCGGGGCGCATGAGGCCAGTCCAGCGCGAGTTA
It contains:
- a CDS encoding sugar ABC transporter permease; translation: MLLRHRLFPWMMVTPTLIALAVFLAYPLISLLLMSTRDYGTSTINYTDVGLRWYELLPRDSRFMNGLWRTLLYSGGSVAGSMVLGTIMALILNRSFLGVTAVRTMFILPMVSMPVASALMWGTMFNPNQGILNYFLESIGLERSLWLASPNTALFSIMIVETWMSAPFVMLIVLAGLRSMPTEPLESAQIDGANRIQMFAYVVFPMLRAALATAALFKIIDTLKQFPIIWVLTKGGPLRATETLYVYGYALGFQFFDLGYGAAILTVLLLLVMVIAFFWMGLRRRSWV
- a CDS encoding extracellular solute-binding protein — protein: MRILRRVTPLIVLIALLVVAPAALGQDEFDWRRFEGTELRAIMIQGPWIDSARPFIESFEELTGMTVVLEVLPEAEAWDKIRVEMQANNEDLDIFYNQTQRFGVEFTENGWVQPLNDYIANPELTTADFNWETDFVDYNREGVTFDGQVIGIPTDRQLGPMLFYRKDVLEEYGIEVPTTFEELGAAARQIWEASGNTLPGFVARGQGASATSAYSYVMGEFGAVWQDEEGRPTLNTPEHLAAFTWYGETLRESGSVGATAFAFPETTNEFLTGNAAFTIELGVNPRNISDPAVSSVVDLVGFTVIPDGPGPDDFRNTDPCPPIRPFAVSISTFSPDKEAAWLFIQYITGFEPQLAYLQAGRVAARSAPWSSEEFTSSLNQTGQEYWAAQMEASGLCYPTSGFAPASIIDNGRARDIIGQVIETAIIGGDIEAALQLAQEELDMLYDRQQ
- a CDS encoding amidase, giving the protein MTMTTPLHYESIENLSRILRRREIGAVEIVEHFLRRTDALNNLLHAVITVAYDHARAAAAEADRSMAAGSADGKPLLGIPITVKDVMATKGIRTTANSRTLGDWVPDAEPLALARLREAGAIVLAKANCNEYFGIPSEDDRYPRPRTPFNTDYVAIGSSSGSGVAVAAGIGAASIGTDSAGSVRLPAAQAGAFGMKSTNGHVSLEGHTAYSNFQVIGPLARTTADAALLTSVMAGEAPPTISTAGPRGLRIGVPWRYIDTSPAEPEIRSAFRSLIETLEAAGAQVVEVSIPGMAESRMATFVAMYAEHHASKAVTLQRQFNDLGRSARLYAMQGAFISAVDYLHMLELGRQVRRNVDLALGTVDVIAMPTSPYVTAEAARRPSEHRRGMNTVFTVPFNLTGHPAITVPCGFSELGIPIGAQFAAAHGAEDTLYRVSLAVEQLTDWHLRHPPL
- a CDS encoding carbohydrate ABC transporter permease; translated protein: MFVFVWMVITSFKEAKDVTVYPPVLIFEPTLDNYANVLEKTPFFKQMANSAIVAAGAVMLGLVIGLPAAYVVARYRMQRLALTILLMRMVPTIVFMLPLFVIYQRLDLIDTHIGLILSHLILTLPLVIWVMISFFEDVPIEIEDQAKVDGCTQLGVFLRIALPLSLPGMVVTTILAFITSWNNFIFVLILGGSNTTTLPLAVFNFMGFEQLDFGAVAAVASMLSLPIIVLTIIVQRWLVQGLTLGAVKS